In the genome of Flexistipes sinusarabici DSM 4947, one region contains:
- a CDS encoding PAS domain S-box protein, protein MMSKGKLSFTDLQFDKKWEYHSADGKASYISGIIPGHLLYSKLSGNAAEYMVDEIVPFLEAAYRDGGFTGTEFIRFADYSGVNEASLNARRAYGRAINQLNEKYHCHPCVTYIIGANFKMRTLLKFFGKFMKQDYIFVDNIEDAFEHLNSTENRKVSDLPPDEENMENDNLTITPKHISELTSALGYILWERESITSDDWKRFFSEDNPLRSVEDLLSVTADDITELRQNEKKRTEELSESLSLIEATLESTADGILVVDTEGKVLRYNNRFAKMWRIDKDVLATGRDEDLLNAVLGYFDDPEAFLAGVRSLYATPEQTSTDELCLNDGRIFERYSCPQWHDGEVTGRVWSFRDVTEQRKAEDALRESEEKFRNLAQTTSTAIMVHQNDKWVYANPAAVEIGGYSSEELKTMNFWDLVAPEFKEKVKERGKKRERGIEVISEYESKIITKQGEERWVQLEATSTEYKGEPAVLVSATDITNRKEAEKELEEREEYYRSIFQQFQDLYYRTDMDGTLVELSPSVQPLAGYEREELIGKPVKTVYANLEDREDLLRELREKGSVEDYELTLQRKNGEKVVASTNSHIVFGENGEPVGVEGTLRDITERKQAEEELKESEQRLDSLISNTPAVIFSYKFIDGEQKITYINDNIQNVLGFEPDDFIGNEEFHQSCIHPDDREESFKEIQKLIQGKADSITMTYRFKDSSGDYHWLRDTHRVISREDNEIEIVGAWWDISERKQAEQEFQRLLAESERVNRLMSGRETRIRELKQEVNTLAEELGRKRVYADEDEDSAARVEIVEERAAEPLSAPEPLTGQAYEIADRGLEKPEVSMAFIPILCCAPLLYAKTHGIFAKNGLEVALSPAPGWSGVKDLLSFGHCDAAHLLSPMPLAIRQGLDGRPAPIRLASIQNVNGQALTLASRHKEIADVREMKGFTFGVPYHFSMHYYLLCLFLAEHGLDPLRDVSIIEVPPPRMPHFLATNRVDGVFAPEPFNQLPAYQGTGFIHTLSRDIWPGHPCCCFASTEDFIEKYPRTYRVMLKSVMEAELYLHQAGPEEMQKVARELSQPDILGQDDPEPVAQALSGEYDDGLGNQRIVHDRMDFLPTPWQEYGVWILSQQQRWGQLRRQVDYREVVEQCFEKETRDIAAAMGFDEPGASLEPVAPFDGTNAFAYMSAQPFCAFAQEEPAPADSMEERIAHLSRIVSAKAGGRDPEEIRVQADDVLGWLEQCIHDLIKNLDFAADALTESKETLEQEVQKQTAKLEEARKNALSLAEDAEAANKSKSEFLANMSHEIRTPLNAVMGMGQLLADTPLNDQQRNYLAKIDRSSKLLLGIINDVLDVSKIEAGKLELDPHSFNLHDVVNDMRTMFSSKAQKKRLELIIEADPDLPRALVGDSMRLEQVIANLLSNALKFTESGHVSLHINKAREAATSPDSCRLRFSVTDSGIGMNEEQMGRLFNPFSQADSSTTRKYGGTGLGLVISRRLVEAMGGRLEVTSAPGEGSTFFFTIELPKASDQTGLADRPASLSDNMKFLVVDDQEPARIVLREILESWNGDVVEAAGGRKAVEEVLAAQKQNRPFDFILMDWKMPGEMDGLEAIRHLKHLHETGTLTGDETPVFMISAYSEDEIPRSESDLYQAFLEKPVTASELFDAIMQATGKEMGTVQQTNSATTPSFAGYTVLLVEDNEMNQEVATAFIEKTKAKVITAENGTDALQCYEENSIDLVLMDLQMPVMDGFDATAEIRRRENDSEGNAHVPIIALSAAVLDADRKKAAEAGADGHLGKPIDSQELYAVMGQYLKSSGSISEESASPEEEAAEEFPVLEGFDLSRGKASAQGKRDTYLKLLRNFYTQITGAFADFPDRISSLTFEEIHHEAHTIKGVAATVGALRVADAAAAIDMAGIEQTAPTESMINELRDALLCAKEQIAPHLSIEKSTVAVGEEEGRKAMDTLLEILRNNELPEDDLVETVVAFVGAEAGSEKAGALRSSIEQFDMDSAVDLLEKFQQGE, encoded by the coding sequence ATGATGAGTAAGGGTAAACTATCTTTTACAGACTTGCAGTTTGACAAAAAATGGGAATACCATTCCGCCGATGGCAAGGCTTCGTATATAAGCGGCATCATTCCGGGACATCTCCTTTACTCGAAACTATCGGGGAATGCTGCTGAATATATGGTGGATGAGATTGTTCCATTCCTCGAGGCCGCTTACCGTGACGGTGGTTTTACGGGGACGGAATTTATCAGGTTTGCCGATTATTCCGGTGTGAACGAGGCTTCCCTGAATGCGCGTCGTGCGTATGGGCGAGCGATAAATCAGCTCAATGAAAAATATCACTGTCATCCCTGTGTAACCTATATCATTGGTGCCAATTTCAAGATGCGTACACTCTTGAAATTCTTCGGCAAATTTATGAAACAAGACTATATTTTTGTAGACAATATAGAGGACGCCTTTGAACACTTGAATTCCACTGAAAACCGGAAGGTTTCTGACCTGCCCCCTGATGAAGAGAATATGGAAAACGATAATCTCACTATTACCCCAAAGCATATTTCCGAACTTACTTCCGCGTTGGGCTATATTCTCTGGGAGAGGGAGTCGATCACATCTGATGACTGGAAACGCTTTTTCTCAGAGGACAACCCTCTACGTTCGGTTGAAGATCTTCTCTCTGTGACGGCTGACGATATTACCGAACTGCGACAAAATGAAAAAAAGAGGACAGAAGAATTAAGTGAATCATTGTCGCTGATCGAAGCCACGCTCGAATCAACGGCTGACGGCATCCTCGTGGTTGATACTGAAGGCAAGGTATTGCGATACAACAACAGGTTCGCAAAAATGTGGCGCATCGATAAGGATGTCCTTGCTACCGGCAGGGACGAGGATCTGCTCAACGCGGTGCTTGGTTACTTCGACGACCCGGAGGCGTTTCTGGCCGGGGTCAGGTCACTCTATGCCACACCGGAACAGACCAGTACCGACGAGCTGTGTCTAAACGACGGCCGGATATTTGAACGGTACTCCTGCCCACAATGGCATGACGGCGAAGTAACCGGCCGTGTCTGGTCGTTCCGAGATGTCACCGAACAGAGAAAAGCAGAGGATGCGTTGCGGGAGAGTGAGGAAAAATTCCGTAATCTCGCTCAGACAACATCTACTGCTATCATGGTTCATCAGAATGATAAATGGGTTTATGCAAATCCCGCAGCCGTGGAAATCGGCGGCTACAGTTCTGAAGAATTGAAAACGATGAATTTTTGGGATCTTGTAGCCCCTGAATTTAAAGAGAAGGTCAAGGAAAGAGGAAAGAAACGTGAGAGGGGCATTGAGGTTATCTCTGAATATGAATCGAAGATTATCACAAAACAGGGGGAGGAGAGATGGGTCCAACTGGAGGCAACCTCTACAGAATACAAAGGTGAACCAGCAGTATTAGTCTCTGCTACTGATATCACCAACCGAAAAGAAGCTGAAAAAGAATTGGAAGAAAGAGAAGAGTACTACCGCTCGATTTTCCAACAATTCCAGGATCTTTACTATCGTACGGATATGGATGGAACTCTTGTGGAGCTCAGCCCTTCTGTACAACCTCTAGCAGGCTACGAGAGGGAGGAACTCATTGGAAAACCAGTTAAGACCGTTTATGCGAATCTTGAAGACCGGGAAGATCTTCTCCGAGAATTGCGCGAAAAAGGTAGTGTAGAAGACTATGAGTTAACGCTTCAAAGGAAAAATGGAGAAAAGGTAGTTGCCTCCACAAATTCCCATATTGTGTTTGGAGAGAACGGAGAGCCAGTAGGAGTCGAAGGCACCTTACGAGATATCACCGAGCGCAAGCAGGCGGAGGAAGAACTGAAAGAAAGTGAACAACGCCTCGATAGCCTGATATCCAACACACCAGCCGTTATCTTTTCATACAAGTTCATTGATGGTGAACAAAAAATAACTTATATCAACGATAATATACAGAATGTACTCGGTTTTGAACCCGATGATTTTATTGGGAATGAGGAGTTTCATCAGAGTTGTATCCATCCCGATGACAGAGAAGAATCATTTAAAGAAATCCAGAAACTGATCCAGGGCAAGGCCGATTCTATAACTATGACCTATAGATTTAAAGATAGTTCAGGAGACTATCACTGGCTGAGAGACACCCACAGGGTAATCTCCCGGGAAGATAATGAAATAGAAATAGTGGGAGCCTGGTGGGATATCTCCGAGCGCAAGCAGGCGGAGCAGGAATTCCAACGCTTGCTTGCCGAGAGCGAGCGGGTCAACCGGCTGATGTCTGGTCGCGAAACACGCATACGAGAGCTGAAACAGGAGGTCAACACCCTGGCAGAGGAGCTGGGCCGGAAACGTGTGTACGCAGACGAGGACGAGGATAGCGCGGCGCGCGTGGAGATCGTCGAGGAGCGGGCCGCAGAGCCCCTGTCCGCGCCGGAACCTTTGACGGGACAAGCTTACGAAATCGCTGACCGCGGCCTGGAAAAGCCGGAAGTGTCCATGGCGTTTATCCCCATCCTCTGCTGTGCCCCGCTGCTCTACGCCAAGACCCACGGCATTTTTGCCAAAAACGGTCTGGAGGTAGCGCTATCGCCCGCCCCGGGTTGGAGCGGTGTGAAGGACCTGCTCTCCTTTGGTCACTGCGACGCGGCGCATCTGCTCTCACCCATGCCGCTGGCCATACGTCAGGGGCTGGACGGCCGACCCGCGCCCATCCGCCTGGCCTCCATCCAGAACGTCAACGGCCAGGCACTGACATTGGCCAGCAGGCACAAGGAGATCGCAGATGTGCGCGAGATGAAGGGATTCACCTTTGGCGTGCCCTATCATTTTTCCATGCACTATTATCTGCTTTGCCTCTTTCTGGCCGAGCATGGGCTCGATCCGCTCCGGGATGTGAGCATAATTGAAGTTCCGCCGCCACGCATGCCGCATTTTCTGGCCACGAACCGGGTGGACGGCGTATTCGCTCCCGAGCCGTTCAACCAGCTTCCCGCCTACCAGGGGACGGGTTTCATCCATACGCTCTCGCGCGACATCTGGCCGGGCCATCCCTGCTGCTGCTTTGCCTCCACCGAGGATTTCATCGAAAAGTATCCCAGGACTTACCGCGTCATGCTTAAAAGCGTCATGGAAGCGGAGCTGTATTTGCACCAGGCGGGGCCTGAGGAGATGCAGAAAGTGGCGCGGGAACTCTCGCAGCCGGACATCCTGGGTCAGGACGACCCGGAGCCGGTAGCGCAGGCCCTGTCCGGCGAGTACGACGACGGCCTGGGCAATCAGCGCATTGTTCACGACCGCATGGATTTCCTGCCCACGCCGTGGCAGGAATACGGCGTCTGGATCCTCTCCCAGCAGCAGCGTTGGGGGCAGCTCCGCCGACAAGTGGATTACCGCGAAGTGGTCGAACAATGCTTCGAAAAAGAGACCCGGGACATCGCCGCGGCCATGGGTTTTGATGAGCCTGGGGCCTCCCTCGAGCCAGTCGCGCCCTTTGACGGGACCAACGCCTTTGCATACATGAGCGCACAACCCTTCTGCGCCTTTGCCCAGGAAGAACCCGCGCCTGCCGACAGTATGGAGGAACGTATCGCGCACCTAAGCCGCATCGTCTCCGCCAAAGCCGGCGGCCGGGACCCTGAGGAGATTCGCGTCCAGGCGGACGATGTCCTGGGGTGGCTGGAGCAGTGTATCCACGATTTGATAAAAAATCTGGACTTTGCCGCTGATGCCCTGACCGAGAGCAAGGAAACCCTTGAACAGGAGGTACAAAAGCAAACAGCGAAGCTCGAAGAGGCACGGAAGAACGCCCTGAGCCTGGCGGAAGATGCCGAGGCAGCCAATAAATCCAAATCGGAATTTCTTGCCAATATGAGCCACGAGATCCGCACCCCGCTCAATGCAGTAATGGGTATGGGACAACTACTTGCAGATACGCCGCTCAACGACCAGCAACGGAATTATCTGGCAAAAATAGACCGTTCTTCAAAACTCCTGCTCGGCATCATTAACGATGTGCTGGATGTTTCAAAAATTGAAGCCGGTAAGCTTGAACTGGACCCCCATTCCTTTAATCTTCACGATGTGGTAAATGATATGCGGACGATGTTTAGCAGTAAAGCCCAGAAAAAAAGGCTGGAACTTATTATTGAAGCCGATCCAGATCTCCCCCGTGCACTGGTGGGGGATTCCATGCGGCTGGAGCAGGTTATTGCAAATCTATTGAGTAACGCCCTGAAATTCACCGAAAGCGGTCATGTCAGCCTGCATATCAATAAAGCCAGAGAGGCAGCTACTTCACCGGATTCCTGTCGTCTTAGATTCAGTGTCACAGACAGTGGTATCGGTATGAATGAAGAACAGATGGGGCGTCTATTTAATCCATTTTCACAAGCGGACAGTTCTACCACCCGTAAATACGGCGGGACAGGGTTGGGGCTGGTTATCAGCAGGCGTCTGGTGGAAGCAATGGGCGGGAGGCTTGAGGTGACCTCCGCCCCTGGTGAGGGAAGTACTTTTTTCTTTACCATTGAACTTCCTAAAGCATCAGATCAAACCGGGCTTGCCGATCGTCCCGCTTCCTTGTCGGATAACATGAAATTTCTGGTGGTGGATGATCAGGAACCTGCTCGTATAGTCCTGCGGGAAATATTGGAGAGCTGGAATGGTGATGTGGTTGAGGCGGCCGGCGGAAGAAAAGCCGTAGAGGAAGTTCTTGCGGCGCAAAAACAGAACAGACCATTCGATTTTATCCTTATGGACTGGAAAATGCCCGGAGAAATGGATGGGCTGGAGGCGATTCGCCACTTGAAACACTTGCATGAAACCGGCACTTTAACCGGAGATGAGACACCAGTATTTATGATCAGTGCCTATAGTGAAGATGAAATACCCCGGAGCGAATCGGATTTATACCAGGCCTTTCTCGAAAAACCGGTTACCGCATCAGAGCTTTTCGATGCAATCATGCAGGCCACAGGCAAAGAGATGGGAACTGTTCAACAAACGAACAGCGCTACAACTCCATCCTTTGCTGGATATACCGTATTACTGGTGGAAGATAATGAAATGAATCAGGAAGTGGCAACAGCGTTTATTGAAAAAACCAAGGCAAAAGTTATTACGGCAGAAAACGGAACGGATGCGTTACAATGCTATGAGGAAAACAGTATCGATCTGGTTCTGATGGATCTGCAGATGCCGGTTATGGACGGGTTTGATGCCACCGCTGAAATCCGCCGGCGTGAAAATGACTCTGAAGGCAACGCCCATGTTCCGATTATTGCACTCTCTGCGGCAGTTTTGGATGCTGACCGTAAAAAAGCCGCTGAAGCAGGAGCCGATGGCCACCTGGGTAAGCCGATTGATTCACAGGAACTCTATGCTGTTATGGGACAATATCTGAAAAGCTCCGGCAGCATCTCAGAAGAATCTGCTTCCCCGGAAGAAGAAGCGGCGGAGGAGTTTCCTGTCCTTGAGGGGTTTGATCTATCACGGGGCAAGGCATCAGCACAAGGAAAAAGAGATACCTACCTGAAACTGCTCCGGAATTTCTATACCCAAATAACCGGTGCATTTGCTGATTTCCCCGATCGGATAAGTTCCCTGACCTTTGAGGAAATTCACCATGAAGCCCACACCATAAAAGGAGTTGCCGCAACAGTCGGCGCGCTGCGGGTCGCAGATGCCGCCGCAGCCATTGACATGGCAGGCATTGAACAGACTGCCCCGACAGAATCTATGATAAATGAACTTCGCGATGCTCTCCTTTGCGCAAAAGAGCAGATCGCCCCGCATCTTTCGATTGAGAAAAGCACCGTGGCGGTGGGTGAAGAGGAAGGACGCAAGGCAATGGATACGCTGCTGGAGATCTTACGCAATAACGAACTGCCTGAAGATGACCTGGTTGAAACGGTTGTGGCATTTGTGGGAGCAGAGGCAGGCAGTGAAAAGGCCGGTGCCCTTCGCAGCAGTATCGAACAATTTGATATGGACAGTGCTGTTGATTTACTGGAAAAATTTCAGCAAGGAGAATGA
- a CDS encoding diguanylate cyclase — MTSLETNNDIGKKANILIVDDQPTNIRSLSAILTEEYTIMVATSGAKALEIARGEKKPDLILLDVLMPEMDGYEVLRRLKADENTRDIPVIFVTAKDADDDEEFGLELGAADYITKPVRAAIAKVRIRNLIDLKRKTNQMEYISMHDGLTGIPNRRLFDDYCRRAWGQAQRNSQPLSVILMDIDYFKELNDHYGHSAGDECLRLVAQALAEQVNRAADMVARYGGDEFAAVLPETDTAGAMQIACRFKDAVAKLAIPNAFSKTTDVATLSIGTATSDTVFKPISMDMLISASDEALYLAKEGGRNRIEQFDINAASDFFEKFQKGE; from the coding sequence ATGACTTCTTTAGAAACCAATAACGATATTGGCAAAAAAGCAAATATACTCATTGTTGACGATCAGCCGACAAACATTCGATCCTTGTCTGCCATATTGACCGAAGAGTACACGATTATGGTGGCAACCAGCGGCGCAAAGGCACTGGAAATTGCCCGGGGTGAAAAAAAACCGGATCTTATTCTATTAGATGTGCTAATGCCGGAAATGGACGGCTATGAAGTGTTGCGCAGGCTTAAAGCCGATGAAAACACCCGGGATATTCCGGTTATTTTTGTGACGGCAAAAGATGCTGACGATGACGAGGAGTTCGGCCTGGAACTGGGTGCAGCGGACTATATTACCAAGCCAGTACGCGCCGCAATTGCGAAGGTTCGCATACGCAATCTCATTGATCTTAAAAGAAAAACAAATCAGATGGAATATATTTCGATGCATGACGGTCTTACCGGTATTCCCAATCGCCGGTTATTTGACGACTATTGTCGCCGTGCATGGGGGCAGGCACAACGTAATTCGCAGCCCCTTTCTGTTATTCTGATGGATATCGACTATTTTAAAGAGCTCAACGATCATTATGGACACAGCGCAGGAGATGAGTGTTTAAGGCTGGTAGCGCAGGCTCTTGCTGAACAGGTAAACCGAGCAGCGGATATGGTGGCTCGGTATGGGGGAGATGAATTTGCTGCCGTACTCCCCGAAACTGATACTGCCGGTGCAATGCAAATAGCCTGTAGATTTAAGGACGCTGTGGCAAAACTCGCTATTCCTAATGCCTTTTCAAAGACCACCGATGTTGCTACATTGAGTATTGGGACGGCAACCTCTGATACAGTGTTTAAACCCATTTCAATGGATATGTTGATCAGTGCATCTGATGAGGCCTTATATTTGGCAAAAGAGGGCGGTCGTAACCGTATCGAACAATTTGACATAAACGCGGCGTCTGATTTTTTTGAAAAATTTCAGAAAGGAGAATGA
- a CDS encoding response regulator, protein MNSLETNNTLCKKPNILIVDDQPANIQALSGILQEENTIMVATSGAKALKIARGEKKPNLILLDVLMPEMDGYEVLRRLKADEKTRDIPVIFVTVKDAEGDEEFGLELGAEDYISKPYIPGVVKVRVKQLLERKQAEEELIKLSTAVNQSSSAIVITDTEGIIQYVNSAFEKLTGYSSSEALGENPRILKSGRQSNEFYEDLWDTISGGNTWKGKIVNRKKDGSFYTEDTSISPVFSEKGEITNYVAVKIDITKEENLQEQLRQSQKMESVGRLAGGVAHDYNNMLTVILNYVELTLRKLDKSDDVHEFLVRIKEAAERSARVTNQLLAFARKQVYTPKVLNLNTVIKDMTKMLEKLVGENITIQWHPQENLWPVKMDPSQVDQIIANLCINARDAIEGNGIITIETSNASIDENYTKEKQYFSPGDYTVITVSDNGCGMDKKTVENIFEPFFTTKEVGEATGLGLATVYGIVKQNGGFINVYSEIDEGTTFRIYLKRESEEAEKAEKVQKVVPTESKGETVLVVEDEEAILQTIEKVFETLGYNLLTANNPLEALDIAEKHSGDIDVIVTDVVMPDMNGKKMSEKITKLHPNAKVLFMSGYPYSVIGQHGLSEEDVNFIQKPFQVKDLEMKIREILDKE, encoded by the coding sequence ATGAATTCTTTAGAAACCAACAACACTCTTTGCAAAAAGCCAAACATACTCATCGTTGACGATCAGCCGGCAAACATTCAAGCCTTGTCTGGCATTTTGCAGGAAGAGAACACGATTATGGTGGCAACCAGCGGCGCAAAGGCACTAAAAATTGCCCGGGGTGAAAAGAAGCCGAATCTTATTTTATTAGATGTGCTAATGCCGGAAATGGACGGCTATGAAGTGTTACGCAGGCTTAAAGCCGATGAAAAGACCCGGGATATTCCGGTTATCTTTGTGACGGTAAAAGACGCCGAAGGCGACGAGGAGTTTGGCCTGGAACTGGGCGCGGAGGACTATATAAGCAAACCTTATATTCCCGGCGTGGTGAAAGTGCGTGTGAAACAGCTGCTGGAACGCAAGCAGGCGGAAGAAGAGCTAATCAAACTCTCCACAGCAGTGAATCAAAGCTCCTCAGCCATTGTAATAACCGACACAGAGGGGATTATACAATATGTGAACTCTGCATTTGAAAAACTTACTGGTTACTCCAGTTCTGAAGCTTTAGGAGAAAACCCCAGGATTCTAAAAAGCGGTAGACAGAGTAATGAATTTTATGAAGATTTATGGGATACCATTTCCGGCGGAAATACTTGGAAGGGGAAAATTGTTAACCGCAAAAAGGATGGCAGTTTTTACACTGAAGATACTTCAATATCCCCTGTTTTCAGTGAAAAAGGTGAAATCACGAATTATGTGGCAGTAAAAATAGATATTACAAAGGAAGAGAACCTCCAGGAACAACTGAGACAGTCCCAGAAGATGGAGTCTGTGGGTAGATTGGCCGGAGGTGTTGCTCACGATTATAACAATATGCTGACTGTTATCCTGAACTATGTGGAGCTTACCCTCAGGAAATTAGATAAATCGGATGATGTGCATGAATTCCTTGTCCGGATTAAAGAAGCAGCAGAACGTTCCGCAAGAGTGACCAACCAGCTCCTGGCTTTTGCCCGTAAACAGGTATACACCCCCAAAGTACTCAATCTCAACACAGTGATTAAAGATATGACAAAAATGCTGGAAAAGTTGGTGGGGGAAAACATAACGATTCAGTGGCACCCTCAGGAGAATCTGTGGCCTGTTAAAATGGACCCGTCCCAGGTGGATCAGATTATCGCAAATTTATGCATCAACGCCAGAGATGCAATAGAAGGCAACGGAATAATAACTATAGAAACCTCAAACGCTTCCATAGATGAAAATTATACAAAAGAAAAACAATATTTTTCACCCGGCGACTACACAGTTATTACCGTCAGCGACAACGGATGCGGAATGGACAAAAAAACAGTTGAAAACATTTTTGAACCGTTTTTTACCACAAAAGAAGTCGGTGAAGCCACGGGGCTTGGACTTGCAACGGTTTACGGTATTGTGAAGCAGAACGGCGGGTTTATTAATGTTTACAGTGAAATAGATGAGGGAACCACTTTCAGGATTTATCTGAAACGTGAATCAGAAGAAGCGGAGAAAGCTGAAAAAGTACAAAAGGTGGTACCCACAGAGAGTAAAGGGGAAACGGTACTGGTGGTGGAAGATGAAGAAGCTATTTTGCAGACTATCGAAAAAGTGTTTGAAACTCTTGGCTATAATTTACTAACGGCAAACAATCCGCTGGAAGCTTTAGATATTGCAGAAAAGCACAGTGGGGACATAGATGTTATTGTTACTGATGTGGTCATGCCGGATATGAACGGCAAAAAGATGTCGGAAAAAATAACTAAGCTGCATCCGAATGCAAAGGTATTATTTATGTCGGGATATCCCTACAGTGTTATCGGGCAGCACGGCTTATCTGAAGAGGATGTTAATTTTATTCAGAAACCCTTTCAAGTTAAAGATTTGGAAATGAAAATAAGGGAAATTCTGGATAAAGAATGA
- a CDS encoding plasmid pRiA4b ORF-3 family protein encodes MNKTKFKRAQKELKKYNSDISREVLNLLFILAASPESEEEAKEVCNTYLPNKVDMLGAEKRRNIRVLDSFYEEIVNFIDQMMMSFDDIENDDDTYDGLSEIMEELITLLKDYNTLSKRDFLELSLNTAIAAMDALENKFDGMISELSGDSYEMRWLFGFNDHLKKEFKFQKNNLSDDEPTEKDYQATLEKFCTFLVNAIVMANILTAMAKDELELGDDEDDFEDDEDGFVLGRDEEYDEDDEDEFEFDFENDDEPVFDPDDKRAFELKFKLMHTSPAVSRTLHVPAGYNLGDLHHIIQDIFEWDDMHLHEFIKNKQRYNPRPDSFHGDIASTQVLLSEIFKRKGSKIKYMYDFGDSWLLEISLLKTHKNMEKTYPVCIDAYGTSPREDSGGMMVYLDMVDEGKLRKNDYNMKKVNRILKGAYKNAFE; translated from the coding sequence GTGAATAAAACCAAATTTAAAAGGGCTCAGAAGGAGTTAAAGAAATATAATAGTGATATATCAAGAGAAGTTCTAAATCTTTTGTTTATATTAGCAGCCTCTCCTGAAAGTGAGGAAGAAGCTAAAGAGGTATGTAATACGTATTTGCCAAATAAGGTTGATATGTTAGGAGCTGAGAAAAGAAGAAATATTAGGGTGTTGGATTCGTTTTATGAAGAGATTGTGAATTTTATTGATCAAATGATGATGAGTTTTGATGACATAGAGAACGATGATGATACATACGATGGACTGAGTGAGATTATGGAAGAGCTGATCACACTTTTGAAGGATTATAACACACTAAGCAAAAGAGATTTTCTTGAATTATCTTTGAATACGGCTATTGCTGCAATGGATGCTTTAGAAAATAAATTCGATGGCATGATTAGTGAGCTATCGGGTGATTCTTATGAGATGAGATGGTTGTTTGGCTTTAATGATCATTTAAAGAAAGAGTTTAAATTTCAGAAAAATAATTTATCCGACGATGAGCCTACTGAAAAGGACTATCAAGCAACACTTGAAAAATTTTGCACATTTCTTGTTAATGCGATTGTCATGGCAAACATTTTGACTGCCATGGCAAAAGATGAACTTGAACTTGGGGATGATGAGGATGATTTTGAAGATGATGAAGATGGTTTTGTGCTTGGGCGTGATGAAGAATATGATGAAGACGATGAAGATGAATTTGAATTTGATTTTGAAAATGACGATGAACCTGTTTTTGATCCGGATGACAAAAGAGCTTTTGAACTGAAATTTAAACTTATGCACACTTCTCCAGCAGTCTCCCGGACCCTTCATGTGCCGGCGGGATATAATTTGGGTGACTTGCATCACATTATCCAGGATATTTTTGAATGGGACGATATGCATTTGCACGAATTTATTAAAAATAAACAACGATATAATCCCAGACCTGATTCCTTCCATGGGGATATTGCCAGCACTCAAGTCCTTCTTTCTGAAATTTTTAAACGTAAAGGCAGCAAAATAAAATACATGTATGACTTTGGTGACAGCTGGTTACTTGAAATTTCATTGTTAAAGACTCACAAGAATATGGAGAAAACCTACCCTGTGTGCATCGATGCATATGGTACCTCGCCGAGAGAAGATAGTGGTGGAATGATGGTTTATCTGGATATGGTTGACGAAGGTAAGTTGAGAAAAAATGACTATAATATGAAAAAGGTCAACAGAATTTTAAAAGGAGCATACAAGAATGCTTTTGAATAA
- a CDS encoding DUF454 domain-containing protein, translating into MKTFLLGCGFISSSAGFLGIFFPVVPTVPLLLVATGVTYYLISLPTKSLK; encoded by the coding sequence ATGAAAACATTTTTGCTTGGCTGTGGTTTTATAAGTTCATCGGCGGGTTTCTTGGGGATTTTCTTTCCCGTTGTCCCGACTGTTCCGCTGCTTTTGGTTGCCACCGGTGTGACGTATTATTTAATTTCACTTCCTACAAAAAGTTTAAAATAA